Proteins from a genomic interval of Rhodococcoides fascians A25f:
- a CDS encoding NIPSNAP family protein, whose protein sequence is MYAVDGPDRIIQIWPFASMDKRLAIRAGLVADGMWPPLGGPEHIKETTSEMWIPLDFSPLN, encoded by the coding sequence ATGTACGCGGTCGACGGTCCCGATCGGATCATCCAGATTTGGCCGTTCGCTTCCATGGATAAGCGGCTCGCCATACGCGCCGGACTCGTCGCCGACGGCATGTGGCCGCCACTGGGCGGCCCGGAACACATCAAAGAGACGACGTCGGAAATGTGGATACCGCTCGACTTCTCGCCGCTGAACTGA
- a CDS encoding glycosyl transferase has protein sequence MTTHDQRVLERQPTTAPARHSGVGRGDAVAAVGFLVAAVYVLQGQWRNLSGGYLYNSGQDQTMWEWFFSVAAHAVAHLDNPLSSDLQNYPLGVNLMANTAMFGISIPLAPITLLFGPTVTWAIALTAGLAGTSFAWYWLFSRQLNASKGAAAIGGALCGFAPGAISHANGHPNFVVLFLLPVIAMLVTRIAHGGGTTKNTVGLGLIVALQILLGEEPLLIFAMSFAIFAVAYYVTRPRSLWPAVRNAVPRLAVSASIALAIVALPLWWQFFGPQSYSFLEHGPMGNDAKALFQFPTQSIGGVATPGQNVRINATEENAYFGWPLLVLCLVAAVWMWRVACARAAAATAIVMSVLSLGATLMIGKNDTGITLPWTKLAEYPLVESVLETRFALGAVPALALLLVLATDRTFRNGLRPLPAFWIAGLALALVPLIPTPLVAVDKSPTPEFFADGEWENYVDDGSVVTVPLPRPEDARPLRWQMDADMGFKLAAGYFVGPSDQEEKVAKYGAVDRPTALLLGSVYDQGTVPEITDDQRAQAVEDLTFWEADVVVLPPSKRTVALRTTVTELLGVQPQYTGGVWVWDVRTLVQ, from the coding sequence ATGACCACCCACGACCAGAGAGTTCTCGAGCGGCAGCCGACCACGGCACCGGCTCGACACTCCGGCGTCGGACGCGGTGACGCTGTTGCGGCGGTGGGATTCCTTGTGGCCGCGGTGTACGTCCTTCAGGGCCAGTGGCGCAATCTTTCGGGCGGCTACCTCTACAACAGCGGCCAGGACCAGACGATGTGGGAGTGGTTCTTCTCCGTCGCCGCCCATGCCGTCGCGCATCTGGACAACCCGCTGTCGAGTGACCTGCAGAATTACCCGCTCGGGGTGAATCTGATGGCGAACACCGCGATGTTCGGCATCTCGATCCCCCTGGCCCCGATCACATTGCTCTTCGGACCGACCGTCACCTGGGCGATCGCCCTCACCGCCGGCCTCGCCGGAACCTCCTTCGCCTGGTACTGGCTGTTCTCGCGTCAGCTGAACGCCTCCAAGGGCGCAGCCGCGATCGGCGGTGCGCTGTGCGGCTTCGCGCCCGGAGCAATCTCCCACGCCAACGGGCACCCCAACTTCGTGGTGCTGTTCCTGCTTCCGGTCATCGCGATGCTGGTCACGCGCATCGCGCACGGCGGCGGAACCACCAAGAACACCGTCGGGCTCGGCCTGATCGTCGCGCTGCAGATCCTTCTCGGCGAAGAGCCGCTGCTGATTTTCGCGATGTCTTTCGCCATCTTCGCCGTCGCCTACTACGTGACCCGGCCACGTTCGCTGTGGCCGGCTGTGCGCAATGCCGTCCCGCGGCTCGCTGTCTCTGCGAGTATCGCGCTGGCCATCGTCGCGTTGCCGCTGTGGTGGCAGTTCTTCGGACCGCAGTCGTACTCCTTCCTCGAACACGGACCGATGGGCAACGACGCCAAGGCCCTGTTCCAGTTCCCGACGCAATCGATCGGCGGCGTCGCGACTCCCGGGCAGAACGTCCGCATCAACGCCACCGAGGAGAACGCGTACTTCGGGTGGCCGCTGCTGGTGCTGTGCCTGGTGGCTGCCGTGTGGATGTGGCGCGTCGCGTGTGCCCGTGCCGCCGCGGCAACGGCAATCGTCATGAGCGTGCTCTCGCTCGGTGCGACGCTGATGATCGGCAAGAACGACACCGGCATCACCCTTCCGTGGACGAAGCTCGCCGAGTACCCACTCGTCGAATCCGTCCTCGAGACCCGCTTCGCGTTGGGCGCGGTGCCGGCGCTGGCCCTGCTGCTCGTGCTGGCCACCGACCGCACGTTCCGTAACGGACTGCGCCCATTGCCTGCCTTCTGGATCGCCGGACTCGCCCTCGCCCTCGTTCCGCTGATCCCGACGCCGCTGGTTGCCGTCGACAAGTCTCCGACGCCGGAGTTCTTCGCCGATGGCGAGTGGGAGAACTACGTCGACGACGGTTCCGTCGTCACCGTGCCCCTGCCACGGCCCGAGGACGCCCGCCCGCTGCGCTGGCAGATGGACGCCGACATGGGCTTCAAGCTGGCAGCCGGATACTTCGTCGGACCGAGTGATCAAGAAGAGAAGGTTGCCAAGTACGGAGCCGTCGACCGGCCGACGGCACTGTTGCTGGGCTCGGTGTACGACCAAGGCACTGTCCCGGAGATAACCGACGATCAACGCGCGCAGGCCGTCGAGGATCTGACGTTCTGGGAGGCGGACGTGGTCGTACTGCCGCCGAGCAAGCGGACCGTTGCACTGCGCACCACCGTCACCGAACTGCTCGGTGTCCAGCCGCAATACACCGGTGGCGTGTGGGTGTGGGATGTGCGGACGCTCGTCCAATAG
- a CDS encoding arabinosyltransferase domain-containing protein, which produces MCGRSSNSIVGVPETAPNVKTARLIAIVTGIIGALLAIATPLLPVQQDVATLSWPQSSFGSVNAPLVSYSPVDLEATVPCSAATALTDGGTLVSTAPIAAAKTEQKALIVRVDDGRLQVLLRNRVLAEAPVDELSGNCALTVSSNATRTTVDLDGQANTVDGDIRPQVVGVFTDLTAPVDGLNVRVDIDSRYSSTPTTFKLLAMIVGALAVIASLFALHRLDGIDGRRHRRFLPSRWKSVTGVDAVVVGVLVLWHFIGANTSDDGYLLNMARVSENAGYMANYFRWFGVPEAPFGMPYYDMLAALTKVSTASIWMRLPATIAALLCWLVISREVIPRLGRAVLTNRVALWTAGLVFLAFWLPYDNGLRPEPIIALGALLTWCSIERAIATGRLLPAAIGTLIAAFSLAAGPTGLIAVAALLAGLRPLVMIVVKRARQMGLLAVLAPLVASGLAVLIAIFADQTLSTVLEATRVRSAIGPNVPWFEERVRWDALMTISPDGSLARRFGMFAMLLCIVVCIAVMLRKNGRIPGTATGPSRRILGIILGALALMMFTPTKWTHHFGVYAGLAASLAALAAVAVTAATVRSPRNRTLFTAAVLFLTAVAFTSSNGWWYVSSYGIPWFDKPPSIAGKGFSTILLGLTVLTLLYAAYQHVRLPYRRKEPTTRRRFAPSALTIVAGGVVAFEVLSFAKGAVAQYPAYSIARSNFSALAGNSCGLAGDVQVETDVNGSVLQPIDPAADALGAGGSTGFTPDGVAQDLTADSEDTAQGSANSIRPEDSEQSAAATSSNSAGTSGGTNENVGLNGSSVALPFGLNPATTPVLGSFGATEPASLTSGWYQLSDTDRGDLIAIAAAGRIRSVDKDGIVTPGQRVELEYGRRDGSAVQALGRVTPLDIGPSPSWRNLRVPMSDLPAEADIVRIVAEDNDLAGDQWLAVTPPRVPKTQTLNSLVGSTDPVLLDWAVGLAFPCQRPFDHRDGVAEVPKYRILPDRTGAESTNAWQDSIGGGPLGWTELLLGAQTLPSYLADDYARDWGSIERYMPLDPAAQQAEIAVEQQSRSGLSSDGPMKTD; this is translated from the coding sequence ATGTGCGGACGCTCGTCCAATAGCATCGTCGGCGTGCCCGAGACCGCTCCGAACGTCAAGACCGCCCGGCTGATAGCGATCGTCACCGGAATCATCGGTGCACTCCTGGCCATCGCAACGCCCCTGCTGCCGGTTCAGCAGGACGTCGCGACGCTGTCGTGGCCACAGAGCTCGTTCGGCAGCGTGAACGCCCCGTTGGTGAGCTACTCGCCCGTCGACCTAGAGGCAACCGTTCCGTGCAGCGCGGCCACTGCTCTCACCGACGGCGGCACGCTGGTCTCCACCGCACCCATCGCCGCTGCGAAGACCGAGCAGAAGGCACTGATCGTTCGGGTCGACGACGGCCGTCTGCAGGTGCTGCTGCGCAATCGCGTTCTTGCCGAGGCACCCGTCGACGAGCTGAGCGGTAACTGCGCGCTGACCGTGTCGTCGAACGCCACTCGCACGACCGTCGACCTCGACGGCCAGGCGAATACTGTGGACGGAGACATCCGGCCCCAGGTCGTCGGCGTGTTCACCGATCTCACGGCACCGGTCGACGGCCTCAACGTGCGCGTGGACATCGACTCGCGCTATTCCTCGACTCCGACGACGTTCAAGTTGCTGGCGATGATCGTCGGCGCACTCGCTGTCATCGCCTCCCTGTTCGCACTGCATCGACTCGACGGCATCGACGGGCGACGCCACAGACGATTCCTTCCCTCGCGCTGGAAATCCGTTACCGGAGTCGACGCCGTTGTGGTGGGTGTGCTGGTGCTCTGGCACTTCATCGGCGCGAACACCTCCGACGACGGCTATCTGCTCAACATGGCCCGCGTCTCCGAGAACGCCGGCTACATGGCCAACTACTTCCGTTGGTTCGGCGTCCCGGAAGCGCCGTTCGGCATGCCGTACTACGACATGCTCGCCGCCCTCACCAAGGTCAGCACGGCCAGCATCTGGATGCGCCTGCCCGCCACCATCGCCGCGCTGCTGTGCTGGCTGGTCATCAGCCGCGAGGTCATCCCGCGTCTGGGCCGCGCGGTGCTCACCAACCGCGTCGCACTGTGGACCGCGGGACTGGTGTTCCTCGCCTTCTGGCTGCCCTACGACAACGGATTGCGGCCCGAACCGATCATCGCTCTCGGCGCATTGTTGACGTGGTGTTCGATCGAACGCGCCATCGCAACCGGACGACTGTTGCCCGCCGCCATCGGCACCCTGATCGCCGCGTTCTCTCTCGCCGCCGGACCCACCGGGTTGATCGCCGTCGCCGCTCTGCTGGCCGGGCTGCGCCCCTTGGTGATGATCGTGGTCAAACGGGCTCGCCAGATGGGACTGCTCGCCGTTCTCGCGCCGCTGGTCGCGTCGGGACTGGCGGTGCTGATCGCGATCTTCGCCGACCAGACTCTGAGCACCGTCCTCGAAGCGACCCGGGTGCGCTCGGCTATCGGACCGAACGTGCCGTGGTTCGAAGAGCGCGTGCGCTGGGACGCATTGATGACCATCTCACCCGACGGCTCGCTCGCCCGACGGTTCGGCATGTTCGCGATGCTGCTGTGCATCGTCGTGTGCATCGCGGTGATGCTCCGCAAGAACGGACGCATTCCCGGCACCGCCACCGGGCCGTCGCGTCGGATACTCGGAATCATCCTGGGCGCATTGGCTTTGATGATGTTCACCCCCACCAAGTGGACTCACCACTTCGGTGTGTACGCCGGTCTCGCGGCGTCGCTGGCCGCACTGGCGGCCGTGGCCGTCACCGCGGCGACCGTACGATCTCCGCGCAACAGAACCCTGTTCACTGCCGCGGTTCTCTTCCTGACGGCGGTGGCGTTCACCAGTTCCAACGGCTGGTGGTACGTCTCGAGCTACGGAATTCCGTGGTTCGACAAGCCGCCGTCCATTGCCGGCAAGGGCTTTTCGACGATCCTGCTCGGCCTGACGGTTCTGACGCTGCTCTACGCCGCCTACCAGCACGTGCGATTGCCGTATCGCAGAAAAGAACCCACCACACGACGACGATTCGCGCCGTCCGCACTGACCATCGTCGCCGGCGGCGTCGTCGCCTTCGAAGTGCTCTCCTTCGCCAAAGGTGCTGTGGCGCAATACCCCGCGTACTCGATCGCACGCTCCAACTTCTCGGCTCTCGCCGGAAACTCGTGCGGACTCGCCGGTGACGTGCAGGTGGAAACCGACGTCAACGGATCGGTGCTGCAACCGATCGACCCAGCAGCGGACGCACTCGGAGCGGGCGGTAGTACCGGATTCACGCCCGACGGCGTCGCCCAGGATCTGACCGCAGACTCCGAGGACACCGCGCAGGGCAGCGCCAACTCCATCCGACCCGAGGACTCCGAGCAGAGCGCGGCGGCAACGTCGTCGAACTCCGCGGGCACCTCCGGCGGTACCAACGAGAACGTCGGACTCAACGGTAGCTCGGTCGCCCTGCCCTTCGGCTTGAATCCCGCGACCACTCCGGTGCTGGGTAGCTTCGGTGCCACCGAGCCTGCATCGCTGACCTCCGGTTGGTACCAGCTCTCCGACACCGACCGCGGCGACCTGATCGCCATCGCCGCCGCAGGGCGAATCCGATCGGTGGACAAGGACGGCATCGTCACCCCGGGCCAACGCGTCGAACTGGAATACGGGCGCCGCGACGGTAGCGCCGTCCAGGCACTGGGCCGAGTCACGCCTCTCGATATCGGCCCGTCGCCGTCGTGGCGCAACCTGCGGGTCCCGATGAGCGATCTACCGGCCGAGGCAGACATCGTTCGCATCGTCGCCGAGGACAACGACCTGGCCGGCGATCAATGGCTTGCCGTCACCCCGCCGCGCGTCCCGAAGACACAGACGCTGAACTCGCTCGTCGGATCGACCGACCCGGTGTTGCTGGACTGGGCCGTCGGACTGGCCTTCCCGTGCCAACGACCGTTCGATCATCGGGACGGCGTCGCCGAGGTGCCGAAGTACCGAATTCTGCCCGACCGCACCGGGGCCGAATCCACCAACGCCTGGCAGGACTCGATCGGCGGCGGCCCACTCGGCTGGACCGAGCTGCTCCTCGGGGCGCAGACGCTGCCGTCGTATCTCGCCGACGACTACGCCCGAGACTGGGGCTCGATCGAGAGATACATGCCACTCGACCCGGCCGCACAGCAGGCCGAGATCGCCGTCGAGCAGCAGTCTCGGTCGGGACTGTCCAGCGACGGACCGATGAAAACAGACTGA
- a CDS encoding ScbR family autoregulator-binding transcription factor, whose amino-acid sequence MQERAELTRHAVILGAAKSFEKFGYAASLNTILQYCSVTKGAMYFHFRSKEDLAHAVIAAQHDIAMEGARVVSDHSDSAIESLVLMSKEMARQLITEPITRGGMRLTMEIGSIQGPIEQPYRDWIEAIRQVATQAAVDGDLVKETDIDALATFVVGSFTGVQILSEILTGRADLYIRLQQMWELVLPTIVNKPKLAHMMRLARLPPRAWTNPR is encoded by the coding sequence ATGCAGGAGCGTGCTGAGCTCACTCGACATGCAGTGATTTTGGGAGCAGCGAAAAGCTTCGAGAAGTTCGGGTACGCCGCGAGCTTGAACACCATCCTCCAGTACTGCAGTGTCACAAAAGGCGCAATGTACTTCCACTTTAGGTCGAAGGAAGACCTCGCGCATGCGGTGATCGCGGCGCAGCATGACATTGCAATGGAAGGCGCCCGAGTCGTCTCTGACCATAGCGATTCTGCAATCGAGTCGCTGGTGTTGATGAGTAAGGAGATGGCAAGACAGCTCATCACGGAACCTATTACGCGGGGAGGCATGCGGCTGACAATGGAGATCGGCAGCATCCAGGGGCCGATCGAACAGCCATATCGTGATTGGATCGAAGCGATCCGCCAGGTTGCGACCCAAGCTGCAGTAGACGGCGACCTTGTCAAGGAAACCGATATCGATGCGCTGGCGACCTTTGTCGTAGGATCTTTCACCGGCGTCCAGATTTTGTCCGAGATCTTGACCGGCCGCGCCGATCTCTACATTCGGCTGCAGCAGATGTGGGAGTTGGTGCTTCCCACCATCGTGAACAAGCCGAAACTTGCGCACATGATGCGTCTGGCGAGACTGCCTCCGCGGGCCTGGACCAACCCGCGGTGA
- a CDS encoding TetR/AcrR family transcriptional regulator, whose amino-acid sequence MPTDGVSTAKGRATRDRIVGAAAEIMYRKGVAGTAMPALRADAGVSSSQIYHYFTDKDALTKAVLDRWAEEIVASQIAVLASVEDFAGLRRWRDHVVNGAAGGFGCPLGVLTTELAGEDWARRAGGDGFERWQHGIGDALDRLVECGVLGDDVEAASWSVTLLSAVQGGLLLSRVTGSTQALATALDTTLDALARAGEVDG is encoded by the coding sequence ATGCCTACCGACGGAGTCTCGACGGCGAAGGGTCGAGCGACCCGCGATCGCATCGTGGGTGCCGCAGCCGAGATCATGTACCGCAAGGGTGTTGCCGGTACGGCGATGCCTGCCCTGCGCGCCGACGCCGGTGTGAGTTCGTCGCAGATCTACCACTACTTCACCGACAAGGACGCACTGACCAAAGCGGTGCTCGACCGTTGGGCGGAGGAGATCGTCGCCTCCCAGATCGCTGTACTCGCGTCGGTCGAGGACTTCGCCGGATTGCGCCGATGGCGCGATCACGTCGTCAACGGTGCCGCGGGGGGATTCGGCTGCCCACTGGGAGTGCTGACGACCGAACTCGCCGGTGAGGACTGGGCTCGTCGCGCCGGCGGTGACGGTTTCGAGCGCTGGCAACACGGCATCGGCGACGCCCTCGACCGGTTGGTGGAGTGCGGCGTGCTCGGAGACGACGTCGAGGCCGCATCCTGGAGCGTGACACTGCTGTCCGCGGTGCAGGGCGGCCTGCTGCTGAGCCGGGTCACCGGCAGCACGCAGGCCCTGGCCACTGCACTGGACACGACGCTCGACGCTCTTGCGCGGGCTGGAGAGGTGGACGGATGA
- a CDS encoding NAD-dependent epimerase/dehydratase family protein: MTTLVLGANGFIGSAVTRQLTLFDRNRVIGFVRHNPSDRRIDGVRYVVGDTSDLPTLHAAMSEVDSVICCISYVGGDEQRCTEVNDVGIRNVASVASDVGVERLFYVSTASVYGTGPFRDLPVDGAPLKPHSPASRSRVAGERHILNAGGLVVRPHLVYGPGDRWFIPGLRTIISKIDAIIDEGSSLLSTIHVERLACEIAALSDRLETTSSGVVHLNEPKPRSVLEIVTHEYRQTGWPVPRRSIDRSTALVRAQQLGLNRRQIDMISLDHWFRNS, translated from the coding sequence ATGACAACGCTGGTCCTTGGAGCCAACGGATTTATCGGATCTGCCGTAACCAGGCAATTGACATTATTTGATCGTAACCGGGTAATTGGTTTTGTTCGACATAACCCGTCCGATCGACGGATCGATGGAGTCCGGTACGTAGTCGGTGACACCTCAGACTTGCCTACTTTACATGCAGCAATGTCGGAGGTGGACAGCGTCATCTGCTGTATATCCTACGTTGGCGGCGACGAGCAGCGCTGTACAGAGGTGAATGACGTAGGAATTCGTAACGTTGCTTCCGTTGCGTCCGATGTCGGCGTCGAGCGCCTGTTCTATGTCAGCACAGCGTCCGTGTACGGAACCGGGCCGTTCCGCGACCTGCCTGTCGACGGGGCACCTCTGAAGCCGCACTCGCCTGCCAGCCGCAGTCGGGTAGCGGGAGAGCGTCATATCTTGAACGCCGGGGGCCTTGTTGTCCGCCCTCACCTGGTTTACGGGCCAGGGGACCGATGGTTTATTCCAGGGCTGAGAACGATTATCAGCAAGATTGATGCGATTATCGACGAGGGCTCCAGCCTGCTGTCAACGATCCATGTCGAAAGACTTGCGTGCGAAATAGCTGCCCTGTCTGACAGGCTCGAAACTACGTCCAGCGGCGTGGTGCATCTCAACGAACCGAAGCCACGGTCGGTTCTCGAAATAGTGACCCACGAGTATAGGCAAACGGGGTGGCCAGTGCCGAGACGGTCGATCGACCGCTCAACAGCGCTGGTGCGTGCACAGCAGCTGGGTCTGAACCGGCGGCAGATCGACATGATCAGTCTCGACCACTGGTTCAGAAATAGCTGA
- a CDS encoding AfsA-related hotdog domain-containing protein: MELSYGSTVPRQLVHRQYVGEVFLTDYRLSDVAADQIAVQLPVSHRVFRPLDQWHDPLIVAESFRQAVILLCHTKYAVMPHSKFLMEQFGFEIVGELDINSEPIPLVFEMTPNQVDAIDGTVSRVDISGVLREGPRVLAHCNAIARCVSPESYQRIRAGRDSYVAHFRASPPGSMVIPAPSVGRTEEQDVLVAVNPPTGDLYCAPDPRNYALFDHPLDHIPGMVIFGAAIQALRYRTNNPSLQLTCLAAAFPTFTEWNETCGVSISFAQAGSECGRSYITFTQSERTTSELEIITTVVP, translated from the coding sequence ATGGAATTGAGCTACGGGTCAACTGTGCCCCGGCAGCTTGTGCACCGGCAGTATGTCGGCGAGGTCTTCCTCACCGACTACCGACTGAGCGATGTTGCAGCAGATCAGATCGCAGTACAACTACCGGTTTCGCATCGCGTCTTCCGGCCATTGGATCAGTGGCACGACCCACTCATTGTGGCTGAATCCTTCCGGCAGGCCGTGATTCTGCTGTGCCACACCAAATATGCCGTTATGCCGCACTCAAAGTTCTTGATGGAACAGTTCGGATTCGAAATCGTCGGCGAGTTGGATATCAACTCAGAGCCCATACCACTTGTTTTCGAGATGACACCCAACCAGGTTGATGCGATAGACGGGACAGTGTCGCGCGTCGACATTTCTGGTGTACTGCGCGAAGGTCCGCGGGTCCTCGCCCACTGCAACGCGATAGCACGGTGCGTCAGTCCGGAGTCATACCAACGAATTCGGGCTGGTCGAGACAGCTACGTTGCACATTTCCGTGCCAGTCCACCAGGCAGCATGGTTATTCCAGCACCATCTGTCGGACGCACAGAAGAGCAAGATGTGCTCGTCGCGGTCAACCCCCCGACGGGGGACCTGTACTGCGCACCGGATCCGAGGAACTACGCACTGTTCGACCACCCGCTCGACCACATACCTGGCATGGTGATCTTCGGCGCAGCAATTCAAGCCTTGCGTTACCGCACCAACAATCCGTCTCTGCAGCTAACTTGCCTGGCAGCGGCATTCCCAACATTCACCGAGTGGAACGAAACCTGCGGCGTAAGCATCTCGTTCGCACAGGCCGGCAGTGAGTGTGGACGGTCGTACATAACATTTACACAGTCTGAACGCACCACATCGGAACTCGAAATCATTACCACAGTTGTACCGTAA
- a CDS encoding zinc-dependent alcohol dehydrogenase, translating into MESLHFIAKNNLRWTDRPDPTIDGSAEAIVHPLAATTCDLDRAIIGGAVDFGTDYPIGHECVAEVISVGSVVRNIAPGDVCVVPWHINCGTCGNCRLGQSASCTAYPGLSGYGAPIAGTFGGLFSELVRVPFADAMLTKLPPGVDPVRAASCGDNLTDAYVAVWRGLSTRPGTSVLVVNSLSSLGSFAVQHAVALGAGSVTLVDADEQRREHARSLGAQVYPTIDAARHHNRFPVVIGASPHPKILAEAIRCVAPGGHLSNVAMIFGSASLPMWDMYQRDMTLSTGFVSVTPHIDAVLGLLAGDLIHPGQISTTHAWADAPEALLEPHAKPVLVAPPTTAV; encoded by the coding sequence ATGGAATCGCTGCACTTCATTGCAAAGAACAATCTTCGGTGGACCGACCGGCCCGATCCGACCATCGATGGCTCCGCGGAGGCGATCGTGCATCCCCTCGCCGCGACCACGTGCGATCTCGACCGAGCGATCATCGGCGGCGCGGTCGACTTCGGCACCGACTACCCGATCGGCCACGAGTGCGTCGCCGAGGTGATCTCCGTGGGCTCGGTTGTCCGCAACATCGCGCCGGGTGACGTGTGCGTAGTGCCCTGGCACATCAACTGCGGTACTTGCGGCAACTGCCGGTTGGGACAGAGCGCGTCCTGCACCGCCTATCCCGGACTGTCCGGGTACGGGGCACCGATCGCAGGCACGTTCGGCGGCTTGTTCTCCGAGCTCGTGCGGGTGCCGTTCGCCGACGCGATGCTCACGAAGCTACCTCCCGGGGTCGATCCGGTTCGGGCGGCGAGCTGTGGAGACAACCTCACCGACGCCTACGTGGCCGTGTGGCGCGGACTGTCCACCCGGCCCGGTACGTCGGTTCTCGTCGTCAACAGCCTGTCCAGCCTCGGGTCGTTCGCTGTACAGCACGCTGTTGCCCTCGGTGCCGGCAGCGTGACGCTTGTCGACGCCGACGAGCAGCGGCGCGAGCACGCTCGATCTCTCGGGGCGCAGGTGTATCCCACCATCGACGCGGCCCGTCATCACAACAGGTTTCCGGTGGTCATCGGTGCCTCGCCCCACCCGAAAATTCTCGCCGAGGCCATCCGATGTGTGGCCCCGGGCGGACATCTGTCGAACGTGGCCATGATTTTCGGTAGCGCCTCACTGCCGATGTGGGACATGTATCAGCGCGACATGACGCTGTCGACGGGGTTCGTCAGCGTCACGCCGCACATCGATGCGGTACTCGGGCTGTTGGCGGGCGATCTCATCCACCCGGGGCAGATCTCCACCACCCATGCCTGGGCGGACGCACCCGAGGCGCTGCTCGAACCCCACGCGAAGCCCGTGCTGGTGGCACCGCCCACTACTGCTGTGTAG